Below is a genomic region from Sphingomonas sp. KR3-1.
ATGTCGTCATCGCCAATGGCGCGCTGACGCTGGCCGACTGGAACGCGCTGAGCCAGGCTAGTTCGGTCACGCTCAGCGGCGCGAACGCCGTGCTCAACACCGGCAGCAACCTCGAGATCGCGCAGATCAACAACCTGTCCGGGGTCGCTGGCAGCACGATCAATATCGGCCGCGACATCCTGCAGGTGAACAACACCCAGGACACCGTGTTCGCGGGCGCGCTGCACAGCGTGCCGGATCCCAGCCCTTTCTATGTCCAGGGCATGATCAAGTCGGGCACGGGGACGCTGACGCTTACCGGCCAGAACACGCTCGTCACTGCGATCGTCGACGAGGGCACGCTCGCGGTCTCCGGCAGCGGCGCGATCGGCGATGTCGCCTATGTCTGGCTCCGCGACGGCACGCTCGACCTGTCCGGCATCACCAACGGCGCAACCGCGTTCGGCACGCTCAACGGCGACAACAGCGACGCCATCGTCAATCTCGGCGCGACCACGCTGACCCTCAACGGCGAACCCTATGGCGGCGAGTTCAGCGGCGTCATCCAGGGCAGCGGCGGGCTGATCGTCAAGTCGTGGCAGCTGCTCGAAGGCGTCAACACCTATAGCGGCGACACGGTGGTTGATGCCGGTGCCAGGCTGGCGCTCGCTGGCATGGGCTCGATCGCCAACTCGGCTTTGGTCGTCAATGGCGTGTTCGACCTCGGCAGCGTCTATGACTCAGACAATGACGTAGTCCCCGATGTCACCATCGCCAACCTCTCGGGCAGCGGCGAAGTCAATCTGAGCGACAGCACGCTGGTCGTCGGCGGCAATGATCAGAACGCGAGTTTCTCCGGCACGCTCTCGGGCGGCGCCGGCCGGGTGGAGAAGGATGGCATCGGCACCTGGACGCTTTCCGGCACCAACGACCTCACCGACCTGTTCGTCTTCGGCGGCACCGTCGCGCTCGCCGGAAACGGCAGCCTGGGCAGCAACGCCGTGGTCGACCTGTTCGGCGATCTCGACATTTCGGGCCTGACCAATGGCGGGACCAGCATCGTCGACCTGGGTGGCTTCGGGAGCGTCAACCTCGGCGCCAACACGCTCACGCTCACCGATGGCAGCGCGAGCTATGGCGGCGTGATCAGCGGCACCGGCGGCTTCCATGTCGCGGGCGGCTACGGCACCTTCTCGGCCACGCAGCTCTATACCGGCACGACCACGATCGACGCGGGCGCCACGCTGTACCTCGTCGGCTTCGACGGCAGACTCACCGGCGCGGTACAAGTCGATGGCACGCTGGACGTATCGCTCCACGCAGGCGCCCCCTTCATCGGCGGCCTGTCGGGCACCGGCACGGTCGAGCTCCGCCCGGACCGCGATCTCACCGTCAATGGCGGTGGCAGCTTCTCGGGCTCCATCCATGGCGGCGCCGGCATGGTCTTCGCCGCCGGCACCAGCACGCTGAGCGGCACCAACGACTATGCCGGCACCACCACGATCGACACCGGCGCGACGCTGGTGCTCTCGGGCGCGGGCACGACCGGCACCGGCGCGGTGATCGCGAACGGCGCATTCGATATCTCAGGTTCCAGCACGGGCGTGAACATCGCCAATCTCGCGGGCTCCGGCACGGTGGCGCTCGGCGCGAACACGCTGACTCTCGGCTCCGACAATCTCGACAGCCTGTTCGGGGGCGTCGCCTCCGGCACCGGCGGACTGACCAAGGTCGGCACCGGCGTGCTGACCTTGTCGGGCGCCAATACCTATTCAGGCCTCACCCAGGTCGCAGAAGGCACGCTGCGCCTCGGCGCCGCTGGCGTGCTCGCCGACGATTCGACGCTCGAGGTCCGCAACGGCGCGACGCTCGACATGAACGGCTTCGACGAGACTGTCGCCGCCTTTACCATCCAGGGCAACCTCACCGGCGCCGGCACGCTGACCGCCGCGCTGTACAATTTGCTCGGCGGCGCCATCGACCACGACCTCGGTGCCGGCGCGGTCTATCAGCTGGGCGGCACGACGCTGCTGAACGGCACGTCTGCGGGCTCGGCGGTGCACGTCAATGGCGGCACGCTGGTGCTCGGCGCGGACGACCGGCTTGCCGATACGGCGACGGTGACGGTGCTTACCGGCGCGGCGCTGGACCTGCAGGGGCATAGCGACACCGTCGGCAGCCTGGCGCTGGCCGGCACGCTGGACGGCACCGGCACCCTGACCGCCGCGACCTACACGCTCGACAGCGCCCTGGTGAACGCGAACCTCGGCACCGGCACGCTGATCCAGCATTCGGGCAACTCGCTGCTGAACGGCGCGGCGGCGACCAGTGTGGTCAACATCACCGGCGGCACGCTCCAGCTCGGCGCCTCGGATCGCCTGGCCGATGCCGCGGCGGTGACGGTCGCTGCCGGCACGACGCTCGATCTGCAGGGCTTCAACGATACCGTCGGCACGCTGGCGCTGGCCGGCACGCTCTCGGGCACCGGCAAGCTGACGGCCGCCACCTACACGCTGGACAGCGCGACGGTGGATGCCAACCTCGGCACCGGTACGCTGGTCCAGCATTCGGGGACTTCGCTACTGAACGGCGCCGCGGCAACCGGAGCGGTCAACCTGACCGGCGGAACGCTGCAGCTCGGCGCCTCGGATCGCCTCGCCGACACGGCGGCGGTCAATGTCGCGACCGGCACCATCCTGAACCTCCAGGGTTTCAGCGACACGGTCGGCACGCTCGCACTGGCCGGCACGCTTTCGGGCACCGGTACGCTGACGGCGGCGACCTACACGCTCGATGGCGCAACGGTTAACGCCAACCTCGGCGCCGGCACGCTGATCCAGCACTCCGGCACTTCGCTGCTCAACGGCACTGCCGCCACCACGACGGTGAACATCGACGCCGGCACGCTGCGCCTCGGCGCTTCGGATCGCCTGGCCGATACCGCGGCGGTGACCGTGGCAAGCGGGACGACGCTCGACCTGCAGGGCTTCAACGACACCGTTGGCACCCTCGCACTCGCCGGCACGCTCTCGGGCACCGGCACGCTGACCGCGGCCAGCTACACGCTCGACGGCGCGGCAGTGAACACGAACCTCGGCACCGGCACGCTGACCCAGCATTCAGGCACCTCGCTGCTGAACGGCACCGCGGCCACTACGACCGTCAACGTCACCGCCGACACGCTCCGGCTCGGTGCCGCGAACCGCCTCGCCGACACGGCCACGGTGACCATGGCGAGCGGCACTACGCTCGACCTGCAGAGCTTCAGCGACACCGTCGGTACCCTCGCCCTCGCCGGCACGCTGGACGGCACCGGCACCCTCACCGCCTCGACCTACACGCTCGACAGCGCGACGGTGAACGCCAATCTCGGCACCGGCACGCTGATCCAGCATTCGGGCACCTCGCTGCTGAACGGCACGGCGGCGACCGGCACGGTGCATGTCGACGCAGGTACGTTGCGCCTCGGCGCGGCGAACCGCCTCGCCGATACGGCTGCGGTGACGGTGGCGAATGGCACGACGCTCGATCTGCAGGGCTTCAACGACACGGTCGGCACGCTCGCCCTCGCCGGCACGCTCTCGGGCACCGGCACGCTGAGCGCGGCGAGCTACACGCTGAACGGCGCGACGGTGAACGCCAATCTCGGCGCCGGCACCCTGATCCAGACCGGCGGTGCCTCGACGCTGCGCGGTAGCTTCGCGGGCAATGCGATGCAGCTGAACGGCGGCACGCTGACGCTCGATCGCACTGGCGCGATCACCTATGCCGGCACGCTTTCGGGTACCGGCGCGCTCGTCCAGACCGGCGGCGGCGTGTTGACGCTGAGCGGCAACAGCACGGGCTTCGCGGGCACCACTACCGTCTCGGCCGGCGGCCTCGCAGTGAACGGCCAGCTCGGCGGCACCGTCACGGTTTCGGCCGGCGCGCTCTCGGGCACCGGCAGCATCGGCGGCGCCGTCAGCCTTGCCGACGGCACGCATCTCGTCGGCGCGAATGGCGCTACCCTGTCGATGGGTTCGCTTGCCCTCTCCTCGGGCACCGCGATCGACGTGACGCTGTCCCAGCCTTCCACCGCGGCGCTCTTCACCGTCGCGGGCAACCTGACGCTCGATGGCACGCTCAACATCACCGCCCAGCCAGGCTTCGGCGCGGGCATCTACCGCCTGATCTCCTATGGCGGCACGCTCACCGACAACGGCCTGGCGCTCGGCACCGTCACTGGCGGCACGGCTGCCGGCCTGTCGGTGCAGACGGGCAATGCCGGCCAGGTCAATCTGGTCAACACCAATGGTGCCACCCTCGCCTTCTGGGACGGCGGCGTCGCGGCGAACCACGACAATGGCATCGTCAATGGCGGCGTCGGCACCTGGAGCCTCGGCACCCGCAACTGGACCGATGCCAATGGCACGATCAACGGCCCGATGCAGCCGGTGCCGAGCTTCGCGGTGTTCCAGGGTACCGGCGGCACGATTACGATCGACAACGGCGCCGGCCAGGTTGCAGCGACGGGCATGCAGTTCGCCTCGAACGGCTACACGCTCTCGGGCGGCGCGCTGGCGCTCTCGGGCGCCCAGGCCACCGTCCGCGTCGGCGACGGTACCGCAGCAGGCGCGAACATCACCGCCACCATCGCTTCGGCGCTCACCGGCAGCTCCGCGCTGGTTAAGACCGATCTCGGCACGCTCGTGCTCACTGGCGCCAACAGCTACACCGGCGGCACGATCGTCCAGGCGGGAACGCTGATCGGCAACGCTGCCTCGCTACAGGGCGGCATCCAGAACGCCGGCACCGTCACCTTCAACCAGGCGACGAACGCCAGCTTCTCCGGCGCGATCAGCGGCACCGGCAGCTATGTGAAGTCGGGCGCCGGCGCGCTCACCCTCACCGGCGCCAGCAGCAGCACCTGGCAGATCACCGCCGGCAGCCTGATCTCCACCTCGGCGCTGTTCACCGGCAACGCCGATCTGGGAGCGGGCACCAGCCTGGTCTTCGATCAGGCGGCGAACGGCACCTACGCCGGCACGCTCACCGGCACCGGCAGCGTGCTGTTCCAGGGGGGCGGCACGGTGTTGCTCACCGGCAACTCCTCGGGCTTCCTCGGCACGACCAGCGTCGCCGCGGGCAGCATGTTCTCGGTCAACGGCACACTGGGCGGCATGATCAACGTCGCGGCGGGCGGCCGCCTCCAGGGCAGCGGCACGGCGGGTTCGGCGAGCGTCGCCGGCACGATCGCGCCGGGCAACTCGATCGGCACGCTCACCTTCACCGGCAATCTCGCCCTCACCTCGGGCAGCGTGTTCGAAGTCGAGGCCAACGCCGCGGGCCAGAGCGACAAGATCGTCGTGGGCGGCACCGCCTCGATCGCGAGCGGCACTACGGTCACCGTGCTCGCGGCGAACGGCAATTATGCCGCCAACACCAGCTACACGATCCTCACCGCGGCGGGCGGCCTGTCGGGCACCTTCACCAACGTGACCTCGAACCTGGCCTTCCTGACGCCGACGCTGGCGTACAGCGCCAATGCGGTAACGCTGAACCTCAAGCGCAACACGGTCGACTTCATCTCCGTGGCGCAGACGGGCAACCAGAGCGCGCTCGCACCCGCGGTGCAGGCGCTCGGCGCGGGCAATAGTGTGTACGAAGCGGTTGCGGTGCTTACCGCGCCGGAAGCCCGGGCAGCATTCGATCAGCTCGCCGGCTCGGACTATGCGAGCGTCCGCGCCTCGCTGGTC
It encodes:
- a CDS encoding autotransporter-associated beta strand repeat-containing protein — protein: MKMTVLTPRTARRARKTLLATTALVAAAAALPAYAQTVPVRGGTIEGADLVTDYPGGTVVVSSSGNPVTITNVTIEANNLDGGSDAYVQNPGTVDQTIILAGSNSFTTTQAGGTGFRVGNNNAGLTVSMTGGTQSFSGRYGMYLTAHGALNLVNTGGTLNVSGVGLYGLYALTDAGIVNLDLGTVNITDAGGSGVYASGTTGASVATSGGSITADTGIFASSGGLTSIVSGSTISATTYGIQGSTTGTGHVEITSNAAITAGNIGIYLSNTNGDTGDFIRANANVSGTTYGIRTAGNRATNVTVAAAATVQGGSAGVYLGLGGGMVSNAGTITGAIGISSQFADTSIQNNGTIAGTTTYGVNMAGGTLTNNAGGTISGQTWAVSTGSPGDLSITNAGTITGGTSGAISASASGALTLNLAAGSTTTGRVAAGGATVAATIAGTLNGDFTAAGAGATTATLAATGSVNGNVTLSNYNDVFTTQGGAISGMLDGGASYDTLNLAGGSTSLNITGFEAINQQGGTNTLTGNFAGVSTFAVTGGTLSLSSPTALTTTLTLNGGTLRAATVGAFGSGQIQATTGTLQYGATGSYANAIQLMLNTGPAVRLEADAGVTATLTGNIIQQSGPGQSLVIGGLGTIALTGAGNWTNGTTIDSGATLITRPSTVAAGGITNNGTLVFDNSGNGAFNLTIAGTGNLVKRGSDSLTIAGTNTYTGTTTIEAGTLTIGSLNTIATSSAVALTGSTAVLNLGSSAEGAAINNLSGVAGSSVTLAGKSYTLANSANTVFAGNLSSAAPFDAMRRITKTGTGTLTLSGDTSGPQVGVAINQGAIALAGTASLANAQLVTVASGATFDISGITGATSSVRDINGAGAIVLGSKTLSVTAANYFGTSTPLTGTITGTGGFEIAGGAVAFGNAMAYSGTTIIRASGQLNLMYSASLLQSDVIVDGQLGITAPTTGIRSLSGAGQVYLATNTLEISNGGTYLGTIDNGSLRLTGGALAINGYASLNTLTLDGGDATIGTGGASDYFNANSIVLNNGTLTASRDNVTLSNVSGAGNLVSAGLTTLQDSSYTGTTTVQSGTLSLRLGSAISNSGAVTVNAPGTLELAYGSETIGSLFGDGAVNLNQYTLSVTDGGNFAGVMSGTGTGSQGIVGLIVESGQLTLTGDSTYTGDTHIESGGTLTLGDGGTSGSLGTGLIRVGPGGNLVVDRSDTLSIAALAGGGRFLQSGTGITQLDGNEGFYGDVLVTNGTLAVLGAYTLEQAHSVSLTTAGTLLDLSGASSSVGIGTLYGAAGSTVRYGDAGMRVIMANNQDFAGVFDDVSTATPAPQMLLTGAGQLTLSGQSNMRAVGVDGAYAILKLTGTGSLGTGTAVTIDNGGTLDLSSLTGTSYAIGDLAGNGGTVTLGATTLTITDGQSNSFAGAIHGTGGLHLTGGAIGLSGLNDYSGDTVIAAGASILLSGNGSLLNSKVVLNGSLDVANAATISELAGDGTVVLTSGTLYIDGNGGESAFTGIVTELDSANPRDLVINSGHQTVSQDWTYTGLTVLAGSAGMTIGDGSTHGSLASAVLLNGGTLTADRSDTMTIHGLFGSGTLLQAGAGETILAATSQVGPAFGGDVVIANGALTLADWNALSQASSVTLSGANAVLNTGSNLEIAQINNLSGVAGSTINIGRDILQVNNTQDTVFAGALHSVPDPSPFYVQGMIKSGTGTLTLTGQNTLVTAIVDEGTLAVSGSGAIGDVAYVWLRDGTLDLSGITNGATAFGTLNGDNSDAIVNLGATTLTLNGEPYGGEFSGVIQGSGGLIVKSWQLLEGVNTYSGDTVVDAGARLALAGMGSIANSALVVNGVFDLGSVYDSDNDVVPDVTIANLSGSGEVNLSDSTLVVGGNDQNASFSGTLSGGAGRVEKDGIGTWTLSGTNDLTDLFVFGGTVALAGNGSLGSNAVVDLFGDLDISGLTNGGTSIVDLGGFGSVNLGANTLTLTDGSASYGGVISGTGGFHVAGGYGTFSATQLYTGTTTIDAGATLYLVGFDGRLTGAVQVDGTLDVSLHAGAPFIGGLSGTGTVELRPDRDLTVNGGGSFSGSIHGGAGMVFAAGTSTLSGTNDYAGTTTIDTGATLVLSGAGTTGTGAVIANGAFDISGSSTGVNIANLAGSGTVALGANTLTLGSDNLDSLFGGVASGTGGLTKVGTGVLTLSGANTYSGLTQVAEGTLRLGAAGVLADDSTLEVRNGATLDMNGFDETVAAFTIQGNLTGAGTLTAALYNLLGGAIDHDLGAGAVYQLGGTTLLNGTSAGSAVHVNGGTLVLGADDRLADTATVTVLTGAALDLQGHSDTVGSLALAGTLDGTGTLTAATYTLDSALVNANLGTGTLIQHSGNSLLNGAAATSVVNITGGTLQLGASDRLADAAAVTVAAGTTLDLQGFNDTVGTLALAGTLSGTGKLTAATYTLDSATVDANLGTGTLVQHSGTSLLNGAAATGAVNLTGGTLQLGASDRLADTAAVNVATGTILNLQGFSDTVGTLALAGTLSGTGTLTAATYTLDGATVNANLGAGTLIQHSGTSLLNGTAATTTVNIDAGTLRLGASDRLADTAAVTVASGTTLDLQGFNDTVGTLALAGTLSGTGTLTAASYTLDGAAVNTNLGTGTLTQHSGTSLLNGTAATTTVNVTADTLRLGAANRLADTATVTMASGTTLDLQSFSDTVGTLALAGTLDGTGTLTASTYTLDSATVNANLGTGTLIQHSGTSLLNGTAATGTVHVDAGTLRLGAANRLADTAAVTVANGTTLDLQGFNDTVGTLALAGTLSGTGTLSAASYTLNGATVNANLGAGTLIQTGGASTLRGSFAGNAMQLNGGTLTLDRTGAITYAGTLSGTGALVQTGGGVLTLSGNSTGFAGTTTVSAGGLAVNGQLGGTVTVSAGALSGTGSIGGAVSLADGTHLVGANGATLSMGSLALSSGTAIDVTLSQPSTAALFTVAGNLTLDGTLNITAQPGFGAGIYRLISYGGTLTDNGLALGTVTGGTAAGLSVQTGNAGQVNLVNTNGATLAFWDGGVAANHDNGIVNGGVGTWSLGTRNWTDANGTINGPMQPVPSFAVFQGTGGTITIDNGAGQVAATGMQFASNGYTLSGGALALSGAQATVRVGDGTAAGANITATIASALTGSSALVKTDLGTLVLTGANSYTGGTIVQAGTLIGNAASLQGGIQNAGTVTFNQATNASFSGAISGTGSYVKSGAGALTLTGASSSTWQITAGSLISTSALFTGNADLGAGTSLVFDQAANGTYAGTLTGTGSVLFQGGGTVLLTGNSSGFLGTTSVAAGSMFSVNGTLGGMINVAAGGRLQGSGTAGSASVAGTIAPGNSIGTLTFTGNLALTSGSVFEVEANAAGQSDKIVVGGTASIASGTTVTVLAANGNYAANTSYTILTAAGGLSGTFTNVTSNLAFLTPTLAYSANAVTLNLKRNTVDFISVAQTGNQSALAPAVQALGAGNSVYEAVAVLTAPEARAAFDQLAGSDYASVRASLVEDSRFMRDAMLARDEMAGTEGLAMWGRVVGSWRDVDGTAEAQGYKRSTQGFITGFDGSFDGHWRMGVALSYGTGEFRTGNATHKAESYQAGTSLLGAYGPVSIQFGTAYGWNAINSQRHVAFGGLNQLLGDKYDARTFQAFGQLAVKGSIGGVDLKPFVSLAHVALFDATVNEHGGSAALHGGTDGFDATYGSIGLKGRVGWDLGGTKLSIDGSAAARRVFGDRVPTIDLAFAGGNTFQASGIPLDRTSAAVDLGLELDLSEHIRLGLSYTGTYADRSTDHGARAQLSWRF